The DNA sequence AGCTTGATGAAATCAGAGGGGTTGTTTCAAAGCCAGGGAGGtccaataatcatgtctcaggtaaccagaaaaaaaaaatgttaataaTGTTCATTTGATatgtaatttaaataagataagatattaaAGTTTTGTTTTATGCAGTGGCAACTAGTAGTTAGAATAATAATCGTGATTGGTGGTGgtttaatttgaataaataaataataattggaataattgaattgaaaatgaCAGATAGAGAATGAGTATGGACCAGTGGAGTGGGAAATTGGTGCTCCTGGAAGATCATACACAAGATGGGCTGCATCAATGGCTGTGGCTCTTGACACTGGTGTTCCATGGGTTATGTGCAAGCAACAAGATGCTCCTGATCCTGTTGTAAGATACTTACtctattttattcattttattttgttttctttctaaTTGAACTATGGTGGTGGGGTTTTGTAACACTGTTTATGCTTTACTTTGGTTGGGTTAAGGTTGCTACTTTTATCATAAGTTGTTGGAACCACGTGTTTTTATCTTCTTGGTGGATGAGGTTTCTGTGGCTTACATCTGCAATTCTTGTATCAAATTCCGCACTTTTTTCTCCTTGTTTAGGGTTCGATCTATAATTGGGGTAATTAAAGTGCATAGCTGGGAACTTGGTTCCAATTCAACTTTTTTCATGAGGGGACCAACCAACTTGCTTGtgttttcaatttcaaagaCAAAAATTGATTTCATTTACTGTGGCTGTAGATTGACACCTGCAATGCCTTCTACTGCGAAGGCTTCACTCCCAACAAGAATTACAAGCCCAAGATGTGGACTGAGAATTGGACTGGCTGGTATATATCTCATAAAAATGCTACCATTTTTGAGAATTTTTCACCTGGTGTTTCAATCTTCTATTCAACTCTGCCATTTTTGTAGGTACACTGCTTTTGGTGGCGCAACCCCCATCAGACCAGCAGAAGACATAGCATTCTCGGTTGCCAGATTCATTCAGAATCGCGGCTCGTTTGTTAATTACTATATGGTATGTTGCTCCTAATCCTATGCATTATTGTTGTAGACTATAACTATTTGATTTAGGTCTCATGTCTGATGTATCTAATTTTTGTGTGAAGTATCATGGAGGAACTAACTTCGGCCGCACGGCTGCTGGCCGTTTCATTGCCACAAGCTATGACTACGACGCTCCCCTAGACGAATATGGTATGTACTAAGATTTTTAGATAATAAAGCCGCATTACTATCTGAACTAACCTTGTTCATCTCTCCATTCAGGACTACCAAATGAACCAAAATGGACTCATTTGAGAGATTTGCATAAAGCAATTAAACAATGTGAGCCATCTTTGGTGGCTGTGGATCCAACACTTACACTCATTGCTAACAACATTGAGGTAAGAGTCTAAGTTGATGAAGAATACAAACAGAACTCTCTCTgcattgaaattttaatttgcTTTCAATTTGATTTGTTCTGTTTTTGTAACCTTAGGCACATGTCTACAAGACAACCACTTCCTGTGCTGCATTCCTTGCAAATTACAACACCGGATCTTCCGCAAAAGTTAGATTTGGAAACGGGGTGTATGATGTACCGGCTTGGTCTATTAGTATCCTTCCTGACTGCAAGACTGAAGTTTTCAACACTGCAAAGGTAACACAAAATTTCCATTTATACTTTTCCTTAATAATGGAAAATATGCTGAAAGATTATAGTGTTATTGTGCATAAATTCTTTATATGTACTGTGCTTtcattcttttcctttttcttttctggtCATTACTTACTGTGTCTCAATTTAATGCAGGTTAGTGCCCTGAGATTCGAGAGGAAGATGACTCCAGTAATCGGTAGATTTGGTTGGCTGTCATTCAATGAAGTACCCGAGTCGTCGGGTCCAAATGATCGCCTTACTGCAAATTCACTCTTGGAGCAGGTTTATGTAACCAAGGACTCTTCAGATTATTTGTGGTACATGACAGAGTAAGTATCTTTCAACACGTTGGATTTAATTAAAGATAGCATGGTTTTAAAACCATGAAAGATTTACATGTTTTGATGTTCAATATTTCTGTCTTCTCGCCATCTAAATCGATTTCAATATCCCTTTTTCAGTGTCAACATTAGCCCTAATGAAGGTTTCCTAAGGAATGGTCAATCTCCTGTTCTTACAGCAATGTCAGCAGGGCATGTTCTGCATGTTTTCATTAATGGACAACTTTCAGGTGAATTATAATTAGTAATTAGTGTGCTTCTCTTGATTAGTGTCTCTAGAAAacacccttttttttttcaattatcaatCTCTTTGTTGTGAATGCAGGAACTTCATATGGTGGATTGGATAATCCTAAATTGACATTTAGTGACAGTGTTAAGCTAAGGGCTGGAAACAACAAGATTTCTTTACTTAGTGTCGCAGTCGGTCTCCCGGTTAGTTTTTTCTTTgctaacatatatttttttcgttagattttttttcatctcaactaatttttatttgatcAATACCAGAATGTGGGTACACACTTTGAGAAATGGAATGCTGGGGTGTTAGGTCCAGTCACATTGAACGGTCTAAATGAAGGGACAAGAGACCTATCTAAGCAGAAATGGTCTTACAAGGTTTGTTATCTTATAAATTTTTTCAGCTATTTAGCAACATTGAAAAGTTTTAAATCATAATTCACCAAGCAAATTTACCAAATTCTTAGGTGGAAAATTGAACAATGAGATGCCTAGTATGGATAAGGCTGCATTGTCGGTGTAAAATAGTTTTACAAAATATCATATATTATCGCATTAGTTTAACAGACCACCTTCCACACCAATTACATGAGGATGAATCAATGCATCAAAATGGTTTTGGTTTCTGAAAACGGCTATTAGCTTAAAAATCTGTATGCTATTGGACAGGTTGGTCTGAAAGGCGAATCATTGAGCCTTCATACTGAAAGTGGGAGTAGCTCTGTTGATTGGGTACAAGGATCACTGCTAGCTGTAAAACAACCTTTGACATGGTACAAGGTAAGAATAGATCTTCAGCAAAATGTTGCATTTTTGTTCTTCTTACAAAGATTATCCACCTTCATCTACTTGTATTCTGAGTCATTGTATTGTTCCTTAATGTTATTAGACAACTTTTAGCGCTCCAGCCGGCAATGAACCGTTGGCTTTAGATATGAGTACCATGGGAAAGGGTGAAATATGGATAAATGGTCAGAGCATCGGTCGCCATTGGCCTGGATACAAGGCAGGCGGTAATTGTGGTGCTTGCAACTATGCCGGAACTTACACTGAGAAGAAATGCCTTACAAACTGTGGACAACCTTCCCAGAGATGGTAAGAATTTATACAACCTTTTTTCGCCGATAGTTAAGGAATGCTTGACTCCTAAAGAGAGAATCAAATGATATAGCAAATTTCAGATCCTCTTCCAAAACATCAAAAGTTACTACAAATTTTTTGAGAATTCATAGAACTTGGTTACAGAAGCGAATAATGTTGAAACTATTTTTGTGGTTCGGACAGGTACCATGTTCCTCGCGCATGGCTAAGACCAGGTGGGAACTCCTTGGTTGTGTTTGAGGAGTGGGGAGGAAATCCTGCAGGGATTTCTTTGGTGAAGAGAACATGAAGTGTGTACATAAAGATGCTTCTGAAAGGGTATTCCAAGTTCCAATCATCTCCTTCCCATTTTTTCAGAAAAGGAAAATTGACTTAGTACATTAAAAACTTAAGCTTTTTGGTTTCTCAATATAAACCTTCCATTTTTGAATCCTTAATCAATGCCCTTAACTAGATACAATCTTATATTGTTAACATCTTTCCAAAGCTTATCATCATTGtcatctttatttcttttcttttttggcAGAACTGCATCAGCAAGCAATCTTTCATCTTGCTTGGTAACTGTAGCTCCAGAAGAAAATCTGTCTAGAAAAAAACACAATGAAGCTCTCATTTTTAGCCTTATGCATTTAGATCCAATGATTGCACCAAATAAATGTGGCTCAGATCA is a window from the Arachis stenosperma cultivar V10309 chromosome 3, arast.V10309.gnm1.PFL2, whole genome shotgun sequence genome containing:
- the LOC130968511 gene encoding beta-galactosidase-like, which gives rise to MERKIHVVPVVLFLWVCTCVTASVTYDHKSLIINGKRRILISGSIHYPRSTPQMWPDLIQKAKDGGLDVIQTYVFWNGHEPSPGNYYFQDRYDLVRFVKLVQQAGLYVHLRIGPYVCAEWNFGGFPIWLKYVPGIEFRTDNGPFKAAMQKFTQKIVSLMKSEGLFQSQGGPIIMSQIENEYGPVEWEIGAPGRSYTRWAASMAVALDTGVPWVMCKQQDAPDPVIDTCNAFYCEGFTPNKNYKPKMWTENWTGWYTAFGGATPIRPAEDIAFSVARFIQNRGSFVNYYMYHGGTNFGRTAAGRFIATSYDYDAPLDEYGLPNEPKWTHLRDLHKAIKQCEPSLVAVDPTLTLIANNIEAHVYKTTTSCAAFLANYNTGSSAKVRFGNGVYDVPAWSISILPDCKTEVFNTAKVSALRFERKMTPVIGRFGWLSFNEVPESSGPNDRLTANSLLEQVYVTKDSSDYLWYMTDVNISPNEGFLRNGQSPVLTAMSAGHVLHVFINGQLSGTSYGGLDNPKLTFSDSVKLRAGNNKISLLSVAVGLPNVGTHFEKWNAGVLGPVTLNGLNEGTRDLSKQKWSYKVGLKGESLSLHTESGSSSVDWVQGSLLAVKQPLTWYKTTFSAPAGNEPLALDMSTMGKGEIWINGQSIGRHWPGYKAGGNCGACNYAGTYTEKKCLTNCGQPSQRWYHVPRAWLRPGGNSLVVFEEWGGNPAGISLVKRT